From a region of the Tachypleus tridentatus isolate NWPU-2018 chromosome 1, ASM421037v1, whole genome shotgun sequence genome:
- the LOC143225477 gene encoding F-box/LRR-repeat protein 12-like, which translates to MEITQNLPEVVLLKIFRLLQFGDLCRAGRVCKLWYQLTRSKTLWRFVDATDIKLTTQQLAKLVSRLTTAVNHLYICGLVLNEVPFLTPGLIAEISRNSPDLQTLVIEGAFVAKQINWTDITIQDLPPKLTTLSLRRSFFHADQLFCCTDSPSGPQLKCLDVSHCWCISDHDMPFFTKLSNLQELYLESCDYISDDGVFMFVSRSETLTVIDIEGTNISDDTLHIISERCPKLQKLFLGKTWVTDRGIMSLSDKAFPSLEMLCLSKTMVTITGIKYLCESQKTLKWLKISESKLLLQDVQDVMSVLPLCKVYRKQVTHFSSPESDICEHFLEKMFQLMQSSTIT; encoded by the exons AtggaaataacacaaaacttgCCTGAAGTTGTGCTGTTAAAGATTTTTCGATTGTTACAGTTTGGTGATCTTTGTCGTGCAGGAAG GGTTTGCAAGTTGTGGTACCAGCTTACCCGATCTAAGACACTCTGGAGATTTGTAGATGCTACAGATATCAAATTAACGACACAGCAGTTAGCAAAGCTTGTTTCCAGACTGACTACAGCAGTTAACCATCTTTACATATGTGGGCTGGTGTTAAATGAGGTACCATTTCTCACTCCTGGTCTCATAGCCGAGATTTCCAGAAACTCTCCAGACCTTCAAACCCTTGTTATAGAAGGTGCTTTTGTTGCTAAACAAATCAACTGGACAGATATAACAATTCAAGATCTACCTCCAAAACTGACAACACTTTCTTTACGTCGATCATTCTTTCATGCAGATCAGCTCTTCTGTTGTACTGATTCACCTTCTGGTCCTCAACTGAAATGCTTAGATGTCAGTCATTGTTGGTGTATTTCTGACCATGACATGCCATTCTTcacaaaactttcaaatttacaaGAACTTTATCTTGAAAGCTGTGACTACATCAGTGATGATGGAGTATTTATGTTTGTAAGTAGGTCAGAAACATTAACAGTTATTGATATTGAAGGTACAAACATTTCGGATGATACTCTACACATTATTTCAGAAAGGTGCCCTAAACTGCAGAAGCTGTTTTTAGGAAAAACATGGGTTACAGACAGAGGCATAATGTCCCTGTCAGACAAAGCATTCCCCTCTTTGGAAATGTTGTGTCTAAGTAAAACAATGGTGACCATCACTGGAATAAAATATCTCTGTGAATCACAGAAGacattaaaatggctgaaaattaGTGAAAGCAAATTATTGTTACAAGATGTGCAAGATGTAATGAGTGTATTACCTTTATGTAAAGTATATAGGAAGCAAGTTACTCATTTTTCCTCCCCAGAGAGTGACATATGTGAACATTTTTTGgaaaaaatgtttcaattaatGCAATCAAGTACCATCACTTGA